In the Athene noctua chromosome 25, bAthNoc1.hap1.1, whole genome shotgun sequence genome, one interval contains:
- the LOC141970080 gene encoding keratin, type I cytoskeletal 19-like produces MSCAVRQVLPTCSQGRSSAGSSAAGSGRKVSSASSGRHTAYDFGAVVGNFSGGSLSEGLLGKQLSAGSATGGSFGAPQRACSALGFSGGGICTRGVGGGFSRASAGCSDGILFANNEKATMQNLNDRLASYLDKVRLLEGDNADLECKIREWYAKVGPSCEPRDYSCFHKEIEDLQNQILCAAMETNKILLNIDNNRMTADDFRVKYETECGLRQNVDADICNLRPVLDQLASCKTDLQLQCEALTEEMCCLKTNHEEEMSCLRKQATGDVNVEVNACPGPDLRKILEDLRCQYEALMERNRKETEQWYACKVEEVNLEVITSSQEIESSNKQVTELRRQLQALEINVQAQLTMKENLESSLAETECRYNKYLAELQNQISCVEQRLAEIRAEMECQNQEYKTLLDVKCRLEQEIQTYHCLLEGGQHDIIGPLGRGVPAASAGRGGGLKAGLCQPCLP; encoded by the exons ATGAGCTGTGCCGTCAGGCAGGTCCTTCCCACCTGCTCCCAAGGCAGGAGCAGCgcgggcagctctgcagctggcagTGGAAGGAAGGTCTCCTCCGCCTCCTCGGGAAGACACACTGCCTATGACTTTGGTGCCGTGGTTGGCAATTTTTCTGGCGGCAGTTTAAGCGAGGGATTACTCGGGAAGCAGCTGAGCGCCGGCAGCGCTACTGGTGGGAGCTTTGGAGCTCCCCAGAGGGCTTGTTCTGCCCTTGGATTCAGCGGTGGAGGCATCTGCACGCGAGGCGTCGGTGGCGGGTTCAGCCGGGCCAGCGCTGGTTGCAGTGATGGGATTTTATTCGCTAACAACGAAAAGGCGACGATGCAGAACCTCAACGACCGCTTGGCCTCTTACCTGGACAAGGTGCGGTTGCTGGAGGGAGACAACGCCGACCTCGAGTGCAAGATCAGGGAGTGGTACGCCAAGGTAGGGCCCAGCTGCGAACCACGGGACTACAGCTGCTTCCATAAGGAGATCGAAGACCTTCAAAACCAG ATCCTGTGTGCAGCCATGGAGACGAACAAAATCCTTCTGAATATTGACAACAACAGGATGACTGCTGACGACTTCCGCGTGAA GTACGAGACTGAATGTGGTCTCCGGCAAAACGTGGATGCAGATATTTGCAACTTACGGCCCGTCCTGGACCAGCTGGCCAGCTGCAAGACCGACCTGCAGCTGCAGTGTGAGGCTCTCACCGAAGAGATGTGTTGCCTCAAGACGAACCACGAGGAG GAAATGAGCTGTCTGAGGAAACAGGCGACCGGAGATGTGAACGTGGAGGTCAACGCCTGCCCCGGCCCAGACCTGCGGAAGATCCTGGAGGATCTGCGGTGCCAGTACGAAGCGCTGATGGAGCGCAACCGCAAAGAGACTGAGCAGTGGTACGCCTGCAAG GTGGAGGAGGTGAATCTGGAGGTCATCACGAGCAGCCAGGAGATCGAGTCAAGCAACAAACAGGTCACTGAGCTGAGACGTCAGCTGCAGGCCCTGGAAATCAACGTCCAAGCCCAGCTCACCATG AAAGAAAACCTGGAATCCTCTTTGGCGGAAACCGAATGTCGCTACAACAAATACCTGGCTGAGCTGCAGAATCAGATCTCCTGCGTGGAGCAGCGGCTGGCGGAAATCCGGGCAGAAATGGAGTGCCAGAACCAGGAATACAAGACCCTCCTGGACGTCAAGTGCCGCCTGGAGCAGGAGATCCAGACCTACCACTGCCTGCTGGAGGGCGGGCAGCACGACATCAT